GCGTGGATCGAGTTCGAGACCGACAACGGCGGCAAGAACGACACGTCCGAGGGCACGATCGGCGTGCGCATCGACAAGAACCGCAAGATCATCGTCACGACCTTCATCCGGGCGTTGGACAAGAAGTACGAGTCGGACGATGCGCTGCGCCAGCTGTTCGCCGATCCGGTCACGGGCGAAGTGCCGGCGATCATCGAGAACTGCTTGGAAAAAGACAAGGACGTCAAGACGCGCGAAGACGCGCTCAAAGAGGTCTATAAGAAGCTGCGCCCGGGCGAGCCCGAGAATCCGGACAACGCCGAGACGCTCCTGCGCAACACGTTCTTCGACGACAAGCGCTACGATCTCGCGGCGGTCGGCCGCTATAAGGTAAACCGCAAGCTCGAGAAGCAGTTCGCGCTGATGAACTACGAGCCGCCACGCGTCGAAGACATCAAGGACGGCCACGGCCACGTCAAGGAGAAGGCGCTGCGCCACCTCACCAAAGAGGACATGATCGGCGTGGTGCGCCACCTCGTCGAGGTCGTCAACGGCACCCAGCACGTGGACGATATCGACCATCTGGGCAACCGTCGCGTGCGTTCGGTCGGCGAGCTGCTGCAAAACCAGTTCCGCGTCGGCTTGCTGCGCCTCGAGCGCGTCGTGCGCGAGCGCATGACCGTGCAAGACCTCGAGACCGTGACCCCGCAGGTGCTGATCAACATCCGCCCGGTGGTCGCGGCGATCAAGGAGTTCTTCGGCTCGAGCCAGCTGTCGCAGTTCATGGACCAGACCAACTCCCTGGCTGAGCTGACGCACAAGCGCCGCCTGTCGGCGCTCGGCCCGGGCGGCCTGTCGCGCGAGCGCGCCGGCTTCGAGGTGCGCGACGTGCACCACAGCCACTACGGCCGCATCTGTCCGATCGAGACGCCAGAAGGCCCGAACATCGGCCTGATCGGGTCGCTGGCGACATACGCCAAAGTCAACAAGTACGGCTTCATCGAGACGCCCTACCGCATCGTGCGCAAGGGCTCGGTGACCGATGACATCGTCTATCTCACGGCGGACGAAGAGGACCAGTTCCGGATCGCTCAGGCGAACTCCGAGCTGGATGCCAAGAACCGTCTGATCGAGGATCTGGTCACCTGCCGCTACGCCGAAGAGTACATCGAGAGCGCGCCGCAAGACGTGCACCTGATGGACGTCTCGCCCAAGCAGATCGTCTCGGTCGCGACCGCGCTGATCCCGTTCCTCGAGCATGACGACGCCAACCGCGCGCTCATGGGCGCGAACATGCAGCGCCAAGCGGTGCCGCTGCTCGTGCCCGATCCGCCGCTGGTCGGCACCGGCATGGAGCATCGCGCCGCGAAGGACTCGGGTGGCGTGGTCGTCGCTGAGGAGCCGGGCGAAGTGGTCGGCGTGACCGCCGATCGCATCGAAGTGCGCAACAAGAACGGCGTGGTCAAGAATTATCCGCTGCTCAAGTACACGCGCTCCAACGCCGGCACGTGCATCAACCAGGCGCCGATCGTGCGCAAGGGCGATCACGTCAAGAAGGGCGCCATCATCGCCGACGGGCCGTCGAGCTCGGGCGGCGAGCTGTCGCTCGGCCAGAACGTGCTCGTCGCGTTCATGCCGTGGGAAGGTTACAACTACGAAGACGCGATCCTGATCTCCGAACGCCTGGTGAAAGAAGACCGCTTCACCTCGATCCACATCGAGGAATACGAGTGCGAAGCGCGCGACACCAAGCTCGGACCTGAAGAGATCACGCGCGACATCCCCAACGTAGGCGAAGACGCGCTGCAGGATCTCGACGAACAGGGCATCGTGCGCATCGGCGCCGAGGTCCGCCCTGAGGACATCCTCGTCGGCAAGGTGACGCCGAAAGGCGAGACCGAGCTGACCGCCGAGGAGCGGCTGCTGCGCGCCATTTTCGGCGAGAAGTCACGCGAAGTCCGCGACACGTCCTTGAAAGTGCCGCACGGCGAAAAAGGCAAAG
This genomic interval from Candidatus Eremiobacteraceae bacterium contains the following:
- the rpoB gene encoding DNA-directed RNA polymerase subunit beta, producing MKTPKATTRTRTPKAPKEKPVKAAKVKTTARRKAVVSRVAARMRAPRPIARLLRLIDPRAALESLIETKGVVKAVESGTIEAKGYQKGQERFTFAKIPHTLDIPDLIELQKESFNWFITDGLREAFASISPIKDFTGNLILEFGEHSLGEPKYTVEECRERDMTYCAPLRVRVRLITSESGEIKGIPDQEIFMGDLPLMTEKGTFMINGAERVIVSQLVRSPGVYFLQDTDTNGRPIFIATVIPNRGAWIEFETDNGGKNDTSEGTIGVRIDKNRKIIVTTFIRALDKKYESDDALRQLFADPVTGEVPAIIENCLEKDKDVKTREDALKEVYKKLRPGEPENPDNAETLLRNTFFDDKRYDLAAVGRYKVNRKLEKQFALMNYEPPRVEDIKDGHGHVKEKALRHLTKEDMIGVVRHLVEVVNGTQHVDDIDHLGNRRVRSVGELLQNQFRVGLLRLERVVRERMTVQDLETVTPQVLINIRPVVAAIKEFFGSSQLSQFMDQTNSLAELTHKRRLSALGPGGLSRERAGFEVRDVHHSHYGRICPIETPEGPNIGLIGSLATYAKVNKYGFIETPYRIVRKGSVTDDIVYLTADEEDQFRIAQANSELDAKNRLIEDLVTCRYAEEYIESAPQDVHLMDVSPKQIVSVATALIPFLEHDDANRALMGANMQRQAVPLLVPDPPLVGTGMEHRAAKDSGGVVVAEEPGEVVGVTADRIEVRNKNGVVKNYPLLKYTRSNAGTCINQAPIVRKGDHVKKGAIIADGPSSSGGELSLGQNVLVAFMPWEGYNYEDAILISERLVKEDRFTSIHIEEYECEARDTKLGPEEITRDIPNVGEDALQDLDEQGIVRIGAEVRPEDILVGKVTPKGETELTAEERLLRAIFGEKSREVRDTSLKVPHGEKGKVIDVKVFKRENGDELSPGVNELVRVYVAQKRKIMQGDKMAGRHGNKGVIAKVLPEEDMPYLPDGSPVEIVLNPLGVPSRMNIGQIMETHLGWAAKLLGFHIATPVFDGARESDIREWLGRAKLPISGKTMLYDGRSGEPFNREITVGQIYMMKLAHLVDDKIHARSTGPYSMITQQPLGGKAQFGGQRFGEMEVWALEAYGAAYTLQELLTVKSDDVVGRVKTYEAIVKGENVLEPGVPESFKVLIKELQSLALDVKVLTENREEIEIRLTDEDASEKASEIGLLMGDEDPKLVAPAPTTAASRPRRAGSEGDVEEAEALAAATSTVVIEPESEDEEEDSLGVEEPAEGLSEVGLGSIEDVEP